The Paenibacillus tianjinensis genome has a window encoding:
- a CDS encoding TlpA disulfide reductase family protein encodes MAIEAIQFQNSLRQIISVFRIRTKQFYEDFQKDTVILGVNLTSTEEKIEDIRPFIEEFGLTFTIVLDEEGDTMMDYGVIAYPTTYFINEQGVIREIFRGAINYEIMQNTIGAL; translated from the coding sequence GTGGCTATCGAAGCTATTCAATTTCAAAATTCACTACGGCAGATAATAAGTGTTTTTAGAATTAGAACCAAACAGTTTTACGAAGACTTCCAGAAAGATACGGTCATTTTAGGGGTTAATTTGACATCAACCGAAGAGAAGATCGAAGATATTAGGCCATTTATCGAAGAGTTCGGATTAACCTTCACTATTGTATTGGACGAAGAAGGAGACACAATGATGGACTATGGTGTTATAGCCTATCCCACTACCTATTTCATCAATGAACAAGGGGTTATTCGTGAGATATTCCGTGGAGCAATTAACTACGAGATCATGCAAAATACCATTGGGGCTCTTTAG
- a CDS encoding 5'-nucleotidase C-terminal domain-containing protein, whose translation MMEVRSSCITRSSNYERSIQYHSNESRTIYPRNGGDSLLSALERNLEQVFAADPYKQKGGYILRSSNLMMAYKPYNPSGHRIQHAEIRGKSIQEDQIYRIAGDG comes from the coding sequence ATGATGGAGGTACGGAGCTCCTGTATTACCCGGAGTAGTAACTATGAACGTTCTATACAATACCATTCCAACGAATCCCGAACTATTTATCCTAGAAATGGAGGGGATTCCCTTCTATCGGCCTTGGAACGCAACTTAGAGCAAGTATTCGCTGCCGATCCCTATAAACAAAAAGGAGGTTATATTTTACGCTCCTCGAACCTTATGATGGCTTATAAACCTTACAATCCATCAGGTCACCGTATTCAGCATGCGGAAATCAGAGGAAAATCCATTCAAGAAGATCAAATTTACCGCATTGCCGGGGATGGCTAA
- a CDS encoding bifunctional metallophosphatase/5'-nucleotidase — translation MTQLTIIQQNDTHGYIESHEEFFWKGDAPEYRQAGGFARIARIVKEIRKNNSNVLFVDSGDFLHGTGPSVLTRGSTIVPLLNALEIDAAVPGNWDFAYGSERLLQLQQRLAFPMIAFNLKHKDNNSYVFKPYIIKETDSLRLGIIGLTYPYVHETMPPSFSGLLSFSLGTEDLPAVIQKLKKEERVDLIIVVSHLGLPLDVKLASQVPGIDIILSGHSHDRLSQPIIHKGCIIIQSGASGSFLGKLVVSIEQGKLTDYKHELIPIYADRYEEDAEMKFMIDESLFPFRDQLSEAVGTIRTPLHRMTLQEAPMDRLITDAYLAHMDADVSFSHGWRYGAPVLPGIVTMNDLYNMIPTNPELFILEMDGASLFSALERNLEQVFAADPYQQKGGYILRSSNLMMAYKPYNPQGHRIQHMEIKGKLVQGDRIYRIAGAGEQLFMKHSVSRKMQNVHAHDVLKEYFARKGEITINDSPFIISI, via the coding sequence ATGACTCAACTAACCATTATTCAGCAAAACGATACGCATGGGTATATAGAATCCCATGAGGAGTTTTTTTGGAAAGGAGATGCTCCTGAATATCGTCAAGCCGGGGGTTTTGCTCGGATTGCCCGAATTGTAAAAGAAATCAGAAAAAACAATTCAAATGTATTATTCGTTGATAGTGGAGATTTTCTTCATGGAACGGGCCCTTCTGTACTTACGCGAGGCAGCACCATTGTGCCTCTACTCAACGCATTGGAGATTGATGCAGCAGTACCTGGAAATTGGGATTTTGCATATGGTTCCGAACGGCTCCTGCAACTTCAGCAACGATTGGCCTTTCCAATGATTGCTTTCAATCTGAAACACAAAGATAATAATAGTTATGTGTTTAAGCCTTATATCATAAAGGAAACGGATTCCTTGCGACTTGGTATTATCGGGCTAACATACCCATACGTGCATGAAACAATGCCCCCCTCCTTTTCTGGTCTTTTATCATTTTCTTTAGGAACAGAGGACTTGCCTGCAGTGATTCAGAAACTAAAAAAAGAAGAACGAGTGGATCTGATTATTGTCGTTAGCCATTTGGGCTTGCCCTTGGATGTGAAGTTAGCCTCTCAGGTTCCTGGCATAGATATTATATTAAGCGGTCATAGTCATGATCGGCTTAGCCAGCCTATCATCCATAAAGGCTGCATCATTATTCAGTCGGGGGCAAGCGGTTCATTTCTTGGAAAGCTTGTAGTAAGCATTGAACAAGGAAAACTAACGGACTATAAGCATGAACTTATTCCTATTTATGCGGATCGTTACGAAGAAGACGCTGAAATGAAGTTCATGATCGATGAATCATTATTTCCATTTCGAGACCAGTTATCAGAAGCGGTTGGAACAATCCGTACTCCGCTGCATAGAATGACGCTTCAGGAAGCACCTATGGACCGCCTTATCACCGACGCGTATTTAGCCCACATGGACGCCGACGTATCCTTCTCCCACGGATGGAGATATGGGGCGCCTGTATTACCAGGGATCGTAACAATGAATGATTTATACAATATGATTCCCACGAATCCTGAACTCTTTATTCTGGAGATGGATGGTGCATCCCTTTTTTCAGCATTGGAACGAAATTTGGAGCAAGTATTCGCTGCCGATCCCTACCAACAGAAAGGTGGTTATATTTTACGCTCCTCGAACCTCATGATGGCCTATAAACCATACAATCCACAGGGACATCGGATACAACATATGGAGATAAAAGGAAAATTGGTTCAAGGAGATCGAATATACCGCATTGCCGGTGCAGGTGAACAATTATTTATGAAACATTCTGTCAGTCGTAAAATGCAAAATGTTCATGCTCATGATGTCCTGAAAGAATACTTTGCCCGCAAAGGAGAGATTACAATTAATGATAGCCCCTTTATTATCTCTATATAA
- a CDS encoding sensor histidine kinase, protein MDMNKLFFWKRHLSWKLMFVNGIVVLIVIWLAGFSLKDFACVTVGQFETVGLETTRSFNQVMQFYLWRASFLAIVVGGLVHFFFVRKLLTPLNILTHSIQSVMKGEQTEPITQQGEDELGRLIHHFNHMSAVLHREEQHRKRWMSNISHELRTPISNLNGYLEALTEGVIVGDPVLYRSLYEESQHLSRLVDQLHSLSVWEAKQLTEQEKMNIQIEKLCNQVVQSFCLDASKKGIHFHNDIEPYEIRINPQGIKQVITNLVANAVLYDIGKEIWIQGSVANGIYKFSIANYGRPISEEAQPFLFERFVKGDPFRPRKGDITGTGLGLAIVKEIVEQHNGEVGLQSDNSKYTFWFTLPIS, encoded by the coding sequence ATGGATATGAATAAATTATTCTTCTGGAAACGTCATCTGTCATGGAAACTAATGTTTGTGAACGGAATTGTCGTACTAATCGTGATCTGGCTTGCTGGTTTCTCCCTCAAAGACTTCGCGTGTGTCACTGTAGGACAATTCGAGACCGTTGGTTTAGAAACAACTCGAAGCTTTAATCAGGTCATGCAATTTTACTTATGGAGAGCGAGCTTCTTAGCCATCGTAGTTGGAGGCCTTGTTCACTTTTTCTTCGTGCGAAAACTGTTAACTCCTCTGAATATACTAACCCATTCGATACAGTCAGTAATGAAGGGAGAGCAGACTGAACCGATTACCCAGCAGGGCGAAGACGAATTAGGAAGGCTTATTCATCATTTTAATCATATGTCAGCGGTGCTGCATCGCGAAGAGCAGCATCGCAAACGGTGGATGAGTAACATTTCGCATGAGCTTCGGACACCTATAAGCAATTTAAATGGATATTTGGAAGCTCTTACAGAGGGGGTGATTGTGGGTGATCCGGTATTATACCGTTCACTATATGAAGAATCGCAGCATTTGTCTCGACTAGTGGATCAACTCCATTCCCTTTCTGTTTGGGAAGCGAAACAATTGACGGAACAGGAGAAGATGAATATCCAAATTGAAAAACTATGTAACCAGGTAGTCCAAAGTTTTTGTTTGGACGCTTCTAAGAAAGGTATTCACTTTCACAACGATATTGAACCCTACGAAATAAGAATAAACCCGCAAGGGATCAAACAAGTTATCACTAATTTGGTAGCTAACGCAGTCCTTTATGACATAGGGAAGGAAATATGGATACAAGGATCGGTTGCAAACGGAATTTACAAATTTTCAATTGCAAATTATGGGAGACCTATTTCGGAAGAGGCACAACCATTCCTTTTTGAACGTTTTGTGAAAGGCGATCCTTTTAGACCGCGTAAGGGTGATATCACAGGAACCGGGCTCGGTCTCGCAATTGTTAAGGAAATTGTTGAGCAGCACAATGGGGAAGTTGGCCTACAAAGTGACAATAGCAAATATACCTTCTGGTTTACTTTGCCGATATCCTAA